From the genome of Populus trichocarpa isolate Nisqually-1 chromosome 15, P.trichocarpa_v4.1, whole genome shotgun sequence, one region includes:
- the LOC7462516 gene encoding probable serine/threonine protein kinase IREH1 isoform X1 → MVFKNKLFFSSSKKSETSSPDGSNNSPRSIGSNSPIRSDKKKASKSKNSTPTTPTSTGSSSNFTCKQTQVKDGVKKKDSFFKGKETVNQPQTPTKPGTSNSGTGLKSKKGDVLVENKEKEAEKSSVSPILASSLGLNRIKTRSGPLPQESFFGFRGDKGSGVLGSSNLSRRGGDGGSGSNSSSLGSGKKKEGIEGQSKLTGFQESGNGGDNWDSMSTGSGGGQSREVSPNLQARTRLQNGESSSEAGQHNSSWGHSESLQSSDVFTPETYDCNNPKESESPRFQAILRVTSAPRKRFPADIKSFSHELNSKGVRPFPFWKPRGLNNLEEILVVIRAKFDKAKEEVNSDLAVFAADLVGILEKNADSHPEWQETIEDLLVLARSCAMTSPGEFWLQCEGIVQDLDDRRQELPPGILKQLHTRMLFILTRCTRLLQFHKESGLAEDENIFQLHQLRLLQSADKHIPPGVGRDGKISSAPKKAASAKKSYSQEQKAASVRKSYSQEQCAWGREQDVLPGKFLSPADNTPKSDESPTGRNRISSWKPLPSPPVKITKEVVPPRGQNDDKNEPLKTSNDRKGASDVLLAAAKASELPLVKDLHEHSTKHQHKISWGNWGDQQNIADESSIICRICEEEVPTLYVEDHSRICAITDRCDQMCLSVNERLIRISETLEKMIESFAQKDIQHAVGSPDIAKVSNSSVTEESDVLSPKLSDWSRRGSEDMLDFFPEADNSIFMDDMKGLPSMSCKTRFGPKSDQGMATSSAGSMTPRSPLLTPRNSQIDLLLAGKSAFSEHDDLPQLNELADIARCVATMPLEDDRAISYLLTCLEDLRVVIDRRKFDALMVETFGTRIEKLIREKYLQLCELVGDEKVDITNTVIDEDAPLEDDVVRSLRTSPTHPSKDRTSIDDFVIIKPISRGAFGRVFLAKKRTTGDLFAIKVLKKADMIRKNAVESILAERDILISVRNPFVVRFFYSFTCRENLYLVMEYLNGGDLYSLLRNLGCLDEDVARVYIAEVVLALEYLHSLHVVHRDLKPDNLLIAHDGHIKLTDFGLSKVGLINSTDDLSGPAVSGTSMLVDDEPQLSTSEHQRERRKKRSAVGTPDYLAPEILLGTGHGTTADWWSVGVILFELIIGIPPFNAEHPQTIFDNILNRNIPWPRVPEEMSPEAQDLIDRLLTEVPDQRLGAGGASEVKQHIFFKDINWDTLARQKAAFVPSSESALDTSYFTSRYSWNTSDDPNYPASDFEDSSDSDSLSGSSSCLSHRHDEVGDECGGLAEFESGSCVNYSFSNFSFKNLSQLASINYDLLSKGWKDDPSTTNS, encoded by the exons ATGGTGTTCAAGAACAAGCTGTTTTTCTCATCTTCAAAGAAATCAGAAACTTCTAGTCCTGATGGATCCAACAACAGTCCAAGATCAATCGGGTCGAATTCACCGATCCGATCCGACAAGAAGAAAGCCTccaaatctaaaaattcaacCCCAACTACTCCAACTAGTACTGGTAGTTCTAGTAATTTTACTTGCAAGCAAACCCAAGTTAAAGATGGGGTAAAAAAGAAAGACTCGTTTTTTAAAGGCAAAGAAACTGTGAACCAACCTCAAACTCCTACCAAACCCGGGACTTCAAATTCTGGGACGggtttaaaatccaaaaaaggtGATGTTTTGGTTGAAAATAAGGAGAAAGAAGCAGAAAAATCGTCAGTTTCGCCGATTTTAGCATCATCTTTGGGGTTAAATAGGATCAAAACAAGATCAGGGCCATTGCCACAAGAGAGTTTCTTTGGTTTTAGAGGTGATAAAGGGAGTGGTGTATTGGGGTCTAGTAATTTGTCAAGGCGTGGTGGGGATGGAGGGTCGGGTTCGAATTCAAGTTCTTTAGGgtcagggaagaagaaggaagggATAGAGGGGCAGAGTAAGTTGACGGGGTTTCAAGAGAGTGGTAACGGTGGTGACAATTGGGACAGTATGTCTACAGGAAGTGGAGGAGGACAATCTAGAGAGGTCAGTCCTAATTTGCAGGCAAGGACTAGGTTGCAGAATGGGGAGTCATCTAGTGAAGCTG GTCAACATAATTCATCATGGGGGCACTCTGAGAGCTTGCAAAGCTCTGATGTTTTTACACCTGAG ACTTATGATTGTAACAACCCAAAGGAGTCTGAATCTCCCAGGTTTCAAGCAATACTTCGTGTGACAAGTGCCCCTAGAAAGAGGTTTCCTGCTGATATCAAAAGTTTCTCCCATGAATTAAATTCCAAAGGTGTACGACCTTTCCCATTTTGGAAGCCTCGAGGGTTAAATAACTTGGAG GAGATCTTGGTTGTCATACGGGCAAAGTTTGACAAAGCAAAGGAAGAAGTGAATTCTGACCTGGCTGTCTTTGCAGCAGATCTGGTTggaattcttgaaaaaaatgcaGATAGTCATCCTGAGTGGCAGGAAACTATTGAAGACTTGTTGGTTTTAGCTCGGAGTTGTGCTATGACATCACCTGGAGAGTTCTGGCTTCAGTGTGAAGGTATAGTCCAAGATTTGGATGATAGACGCCAAGAACTTCCTCCAGGAATACTGAAGCAGCTCCATACCCGAATGCTTTTCATCCTTACAAGGTGTACCAGATTGTTGCAATTCCACAAGGAAAGTGGGCTGGCTGAggatgaaaatattttccagctTCATCAGCTTAGGCTTTTGCAGTCTGCAGATAAACACATTCCTCCAGGTGTTGGTAGGGATGGAAAAATTTCTAGTGCTCCAAAGAAGGCAGCTTCGGCAAAGAAATCATACAGTCAAGAGCAGAAGGCTGCATCAGTAAGGAAATCATATAGTCAAGAGCAGTGTGCTTGGGGCAGAGAACAAGATGTACTGCCAGGAAAATTCCTCTCCCCTGCTGATAACACTCCAAAGAGTGACGAATCTCCTACGGGAAGGAATCGGATCTCTTCTTGGAAGCCACTCCCATCTCCTCCTGTAAAAATTACAAAGGAAGTTGTTCCTCCAAGGGGGCAGAATGATGATAAGAATGAACCTTTGAAAACGTCAAATGACAGGAAAGGAGCTTCTGATGTGCTTCTGGCTGCTGCTAAAGCTTCTGAGCTTCCATTGGTCAAAGATTTGCATGAACATTCTACAAAGCACCAACACAAAATTTCTTGGGGTAACTGGGGTGATCAGCAGAATATTGCTGATGAGAGTTCAATAATTTGTCGCATTTGTGAGGAGGAAGTTCCAACTTTATATGTAGAAGACCATTCAAGAATTTGTGCAATTACAGATCGATGTGATCAGATGTGTCTAAGTGTGAATGAGCGCTTGATCAGAATTTCTGAAACGCTTGAGAAGATGATAGAATCCTTTGCACAGAAGGATATCCAACATGCAGTGGGAAGCCCAGACATTGCAAAAGTATCAAATTCCAGTGTGACCGAAGAATCTGATGTTCTCTCACCAAAACTCAGTGATTGGTCTCGGAGAGGGTCTGAGGACATGCTCGATTTCTTTCCTGAAGCtgataattctatttttatggaTGACATGAAGGGTTTACCTTCCATGTCATGTAAAACCCGTTTTGGTCCCAAGTCTGATCAGGGAATGGCCACATCATCAGCTGGTAGCATGACTCCTAGATCTCCATTATTGACACCAAGGAATAGTCAGATAGACTTGCTTTTGGCAGGGAAGAGTGCCTTTTCCGAGCATGATGATCTTCCACAG CTGAATGAACTTGCTGATATTGCAAGATGTGTAGCAACTATGCCATTGGAGGATGATCGTGCCATATCCTATTTGCTAACTTGTCTTGAAGACTTGAGGGTAGTCATTGACAGGAGAAAGTTTGATGCTCTTATGGTGGAGACTTTTGGGACACGAATTGAGAAGCTTATTCG AGAGAAGTATTTGCAGCTCTGTGAGCTAGTGGGAGATGAGAAGGTTGATATAACAAATACTGTAATTGATGAAGATGCTCCTCTGGAAGATGATGTTGTTCGAAGCTTGAGAACAAGTCCCACACATCCTTCTAAGGATCGTACCTCCATAGATGACTTCGTGATAATAAAACCAATAAGTCGTGGTGCCTTTGGACGGGTGTTTTTAGCTAAAAAGAGAACAACTGGAGATCTTTTTGCCATAAAG GTTCTTAAAAAGGCTGATATGATCCGCAAGAATGCAGTTGAAAGTATACTGGCTGAACgagatattttaatttcagtccGCAATCCCTTTGTG GTTCGCTTCTTCTATTCATTTACTTGTCGTGAGAATTTGTATCTTGTGATGGAGTATTTGAATGGTGGCGACTTGTATTCATTGTTGAGAAATCTGGGCTGCTTAGATGAAGATGTTGCTAGGGTATACATTGCAGAAGtt GTGCTTGCTTTGGAATATTTACACTCACTGCATGTAGTTCATCGTGATTTGAAGCCTGATAATTTGTTGATTGCACATGATGGGCACATCAAG TTGACAGACTTTGGTCTTTCCAAGGTTGGTCTCATCAATAGCACTGATGATTTATCTGGTCCAGCTGTTAGTGGGACATCCATGCTTGTGGACGATGAACCTCAACTATCCACTTCTGAGCATCAGCGAGAAAGGCGGAAGAAACGTTCTGCTGTGGGTACACCTGATTATCTGGCACCAGAGATACTATTGGGAACGGGACATG GAACAACCGCTGATTGGTGGTCTGTGggtgttattttatttgaactGATTATTGGTATTCCACCCTTTAATGCGGAGCATCCCCAG acaatatttgataatattctCAACCGTAACATACCTTGGCCCCGGGTGCCTGAAGAAATGAGTCCTGAAGCACAGGATCTAATTGATAG ATTATTAACTGAAGTTCCTGACCAGAGACTTGGAGCTGGAGGAGCGTCAGAG GTGAAGCAGCATATATTCTTTAAAGATATCAACTGGGACACACTTGCTAGGCAGAAG GCTGCATTTGTGCCCAGTTCAGAGAGCGCACTAGATACAAGCTACTTCACAAGTCGATACTCGTGGAATACTTCAGATGACCCAAATTATCCAGCCAGTGACTTTGAGGATTCAAGTGATTCTGATAGCTTGAGTGGCAGCAGTAGCTGCTTAAGCCATCGCCATGATGAAGTG GGAGATGAATGTGGAGGTCTTGCTGAATTTGAGTCTGGTTCATGTGTCAATTACTCCTTcagtaatttttcatttaag AATCTCTCCCAGCTTGCATCAATCAACTATGATCTTCTCTCTAAGGGTTGGAAGGACGATCCATCAACAACTAATTCATGA
- the LOC7462516 gene encoding probable serine/threonine protein kinase IREH1 isoform X2 — protein sequence MVFKNKLFFSSSKKSETSSPDGSNNSPRSIGSNSPIRSDKKKASKSKNSTPTTPTSTGSSSNFTCKQTQVKDGVKKKDSFFKGKETVNQPQTPTKPGTSNSGTGLKSKKGDVLVENKEKEAEKSSVSPILASSLGLNRIKTRSGPLPQESFFGFRGDKGSGVLGSSNLSRRGGDGGSGSNSSSLGSGKKKEGIEGQSKLTGFQESGNGGDNWDSMSTGSGGGQSREVSPNLQARTRLQNGESSSEAGQHNSSWGHSESLQSSDVFTPETYDCNNPKESESPRFQAILRVTSAPRKRFPADIKSFSHELNSKGVRPFPFWKPRGLNNLEEILVVIRAKFDKAKEEVNSDLAVFAADLVGILEKNADSHPEWQETIEDLLVLARSCAMTSPGEFWLQCEGIVQDLDDRRQELPPGILKQLHTRMLFILTRCTRLLQFHKESGLAEDENIFQLHQLRLLQSADKHIPPGVGRDGKISSAPKKAASAKKSYSQEQKAASVRKSYSQEQCAWGREQDVLPGKFLSPADNTPKSDESPTGRNRISSWKPLPSPPVKITKEVVPPRGQNDDKNEPLKTSNDRKGASDVLLAAAKASELPLVKDLHEHSTKHQHKISWGNWGDQQNIADESSIICRICEEEVPTLYVEDHSRICAITDRCDQMCLSVNERLIRISETLEKMIESFAQKDIQHAVGSPDIAKVSNSSVTEESDVLSPKLSDWSRRGSEDMLDFFPEADNSIFMDDMKGLPSMSCKTRFGPKSDQGMATSSAGSMTPRSPLLTPRNSQIDLLLAGKSAFSEHDDLPQLNELADIARCVATMPLEDDRAISYLLTCLEDLRVVIDRRKFDALMVETFGTRIEKLIREKYLQLCELVGDEKVDITNTVIDEDAPLEDDVVRSLRTSPTHPSKDRTSIDDFVIIKPISRGAFGRVFLAKKRTTGDLFAIKVLKKADMIRKNAVESILAERDILISVRNPFVVRFFYSFTCRENLYLVMEYLNGGDLYSLLRNLGCLDEDVARVYIAEVVLALEYLHSLHVVHRDLKPDNLLIAHDGHIKLTDFGLSKVGLINSTDDLSGPAVSGTSMLVDDEPQLSTSEHQRERRKKRSAVGTPDYLAPEILLGTGHGTTADWWSVGVILFELIIGIPPFNAEHPQTIFDNILNRNIPWPRVPEEMSPEAQDLIDRLLTEVPDQRLGAGGASENL from the exons ATGGTGTTCAAGAACAAGCTGTTTTTCTCATCTTCAAAGAAATCAGAAACTTCTAGTCCTGATGGATCCAACAACAGTCCAAGATCAATCGGGTCGAATTCACCGATCCGATCCGACAAGAAGAAAGCCTccaaatctaaaaattcaacCCCAACTACTCCAACTAGTACTGGTAGTTCTAGTAATTTTACTTGCAAGCAAACCCAAGTTAAAGATGGGGTAAAAAAGAAAGACTCGTTTTTTAAAGGCAAAGAAACTGTGAACCAACCTCAAACTCCTACCAAACCCGGGACTTCAAATTCTGGGACGggtttaaaatccaaaaaaggtGATGTTTTGGTTGAAAATAAGGAGAAAGAAGCAGAAAAATCGTCAGTTTCGCCGATTTTAGCATCATCTTTGGGGTTAAATAGGATCAAAACAAGATCAGGGCCATTGCCACAAGAGAGTTTCTTTGGTTTTAGAGGTGATAAAGGGAGTGGTGTATTGGGGTCTAGTAATTTGTCAAGGCGTGGTGGGGATGGAGGGTCGGGTTCGAATTCAAGTTCTTTAGGgtcagggaagaagaaggaagggATAGAGGGGCAGAGTAAGTTGACGGGGTTTCAAGAGAGTGGTAACGGTGGTGACAATTGGGACAGTATGTCTACAGGAAGTGGAGGAGGACAATCTAGAGAGGTCAGTCCTAATTTGCAGGCAAGGACTAGGTTGCAGAATGGGGAGTCATCTAGTGAAGCTG GTCAACATAATTCATCATGGGGGCACTCTGAGAGCTTGCAAAGCTCTGATGTTTTTACACCTGAG ACTTATGATTGTAACAACCCAAAGGAGTCTGAATCTCCCAGGTTTCAAGCAATACTTCGTGTGACAAGTGCCCCTAGAAAGAGGTTTCCTGCTGATATCAAAAGTTTCTCCCATGAATTAAATTCCAAAGGTGTACGACCTTTCCCATTTTGGAAGCCTCGAGGGTTAAATAACTTGGAG GAGATCTTGGTTGTCATACGGGCAAAGTTTGACAAAGCAAAGGAAGAAGTGAATTCTGACCTGGCTGTCTTTGCAGCAGATCTGGTTggaattcttgaaaaaaatgcaGATAGTCATCCTGAGTGGCAGGAAACTATTGAAGACTTGTTGGTTTTAGCTCGGAGTTGTGCTATGACATCACCTGGAGAGTTCTGGCTTCAGTGTGAAGGTATAGTCCAAGATTTGGATGATAGACGCCAAGAACTTCCTCCAGGAATACTGAAGCAGCTCCATACCCGAATGCTTTTCATCCTTACAAGGTGTACCAGATTGTTGCAATTCCACAAGGAAAGTGGGCTGGCTGAggatgaaaatattttccagctTCATCAGCTTAGGCTTTTGCAGTCTGCAGATAAACACATTCCTCCAGGTGTTGGTAGGGATGGAAAAATTTCTAGTGCTCCAAAGAAGGCAGCTTCGGCAAAGAAATCATACAGTCAAGAGCAGAAGGCTGCATCAGTAAGGAAATCATATAGTCAAGAGCAGTGTGCTTGGGGCAGAGAACAAGATGTACTGCCAGGAAAATTCCTCTCCCCTGCTGATAACACTCCAAAGAGTGACGAATCTCCTACGGGAAGGAATCGGATCTCTTCTTGGAAGCCACTCCCATCTCCTCCTGTAAAAATTACAAAGGAAGTTGTTCCTCCAAGGGGGCAGAATGATGATAAGAATGAACCTTTGAAAACGTCAAATGACAGGAAAGGAGCTTCTGATGTGCTTCTGGCTGCTGCTAAAGCTTCTGAGCTTCCATTGGTCAAAGATTTGCATGAACATTCTACAAAGCACCAACACAAAATTTCTTGGGGTAACTGGGGTGATCAGCAGAATATTGCTGATGAGAGTTCAATAATTTGTCGCATTTGTGAGGAGGAAGTTCCAACTTTATATGTAGAAGACCATTCAAGAATTTGTGCAATTACAGATCGATGTGATCAGATGTGTCTAAGTGTGAATGAGCGCTTGATCAGAATTTCTGAAACGCTTGAGAAGATGATAGAATCCTTTGCACAGAAGGATATCCAACATGCAGTGGGAAGCCCAGACATTGCAAAAGTATCAAATTCCAGTGTGACCGAAGAATCTGATGTTCTCTCACCAAAACTCAGTGATTGGTCTCGGAGAGGGTCTGAGGACATGCTCGATTTCTTTCCTGAAGCtgataattctatttttatggaTGACATGAAGGGTTTACCTTCCATGTCATGTAAAACCCGTTTTGGTCCCAAGTCTGATCAGGGAATGGCCACATCATCAGCTGGTAGCATGACTCCTAGATCTCCATTATTGACACCAAGGAATAGTCAGATAGACTTGCTTTTGGCAGGGAAGAGTGCCTTTTCCGAGCATGATGATCTTCCACAG CTGAATGAACTTGCTGATATTGCAAGATGTGTAGCAACTATGCCATTGGAGGATGATCGTGCCATATCCTATTTGCTAACTTGTCTTGAAGACTTGAGGGTAGTCATTGACAGGAGAAAGTTTGATGCTCTTATGGTGGAGACTTTTGGGACACGAATTGAGAAGCTTATTCG AGAGAAGTATTTGCAGCTCTGTGAGCTAGTGGGAGATGAGAAGGTTGATATAACAAATACTGTAATTGATGAAGATGCTCCTCTGGAAGATGATGTTGTTCGAAGCTTGAGAACAAGTCCCACACATCCTTCTAAGGATCGTACCTCCATAGATGACTTCGTGATAATAAAACCAATAAGTCGTGGTGCCTTTGGACGGGTGTTTTTAGCTAAAAAGAGAACAACTGGAGATCTTTTTGCCATAAAG GTTCTTAAAAAGGCTGATATGATCCGCAAGAATGCAGTTGAAAGTATACTGGCTGAACgagatattttaatttcagtccGCAATCCCTTTGTG GTTCGCTTCTTCTATTCATTTACTTGTCGTGAGAATTTGTATCTTGTGATGGAGTATTTGAATGGTGGCGACTTGTATTCATTGTTGAGAAATCTGGGCTGCTTAGATGAAGATGTTGCTAGGGTATACATTGCAGAAGtt GTGCTTGCTTTGGAATATTTACACTCACTGCATGTAGTTCATCGTGATTTGAAGCCTGATAATTTGTTGATTGCACATGATGGGCACATCAAG TTGACAGACTTTGGTCTTTCCAAGGTTGGTCTCATCAATAGCACTGATGATTTATCTGGTCCAGCTGTTAGTGGGACATCCATGCTTGTGGACGATGAACCTCAACTATCCACTTCTGAGCATCAGCGAGAAAGGCGGAAGAAACGTTCTGCTGTGGGTACACCTGATTATCTGGCACCAGAGATACTATTGGGAACGGGACATG GAACAACCGCTGATTGGTGGTCTGTGggtgttattttatttgaactGATTATTGGTATTCCACCCTTTAATGCGGAGCATCCCCAG acaatatttgataatattctCAACCGTAACATACCTTGGCCCCGGGTGCCTGAAGAAATGAGTCCTGAAGCACAGGATCTAATTGATAG ATTATTAACTGAAGTTCCTGACCAGAGACTTGGAGCTGGAGGAGCGTCAGAG AACTTGTGA
- the LOC18105566 gene encoding uncharacterized protein LOC18105566, with amino-acid sequence MGSSSKDLLHLENKYFVTPSSLESILRVCEKDSGPRKPPADGKPLTTPVPQSQVLGKVRDFIGVISEANKRLQEDAKDNSEKYDIETLTGNESEVVEMDLMLGIADLHTPEAVAAAESAIGNGHPLNSLAASSSESESEDTSDESESDDEASDDTESDGEDNGNDNNKTCKSGNNDSTEGIVKQCSKRQRKIVELS; translated from the exons ATGGGTTCTTCAAGCAAAGACCTTTTGCATTTGGAGAACAAGTATTTCGTAACACCATCATCCCTTG AGTCTATACTTCGTGTATGTGAGAAAGATTCTGGACCCAGGAAGCCCCCAGCTGATGGAAAGCCCTTAACCACTCCAGTTCCTCAAAGTCAAG TTCTAGGAAAAGTGAGAGATTTCATAGGAGTCATATCAGAAGCCAATAAGCGGTTGCAGGAAGATGCAAAG GATAATTCTGAGAAATATGACATTGAAACGCTAACTGGAAATGAATCAGAAGTCGTTGAGATG GATTTGATGCTGGGTATAGCTGATCTTCATACTCCTGAAGCTGTAGCTGCTGCTGAATCTGCAATAGGTAATGGTCATCCATTGAATTCTTTGGCTGCTAGCAGTAGTGAATCAGAATCAGAAGACACAAGTGATGAAAGCGAAAGCGATGATGAGGCCAGTGATGACACTGAAAGTGATGGTGAAGACAATGgcaatgataataacaaaacatGCAAGTCTGGCAACAATGATTCAACTGAAGGTATTGTAAAACAATGCTCAAAAAGGCAACGAAAAATTGTTGAACTGTCTTGA